From a single Nostoc sp. MS1 genomic region:
- a CDS encoding DUF2267 domain-containing protein has protein sequence MTTSIPEKNLPFLEKVKEQSGLSDIYDARDITEVVYRVMRDLMTTEAADRVEGELHKPAEQSDDKSLQMEIADLWHDSNPLVRFLSRVRPPWQGPGIFKIDSDRFLFRVANEGGMQPNVDRERVVKAVFAATKDELSPERIEEIASWLPDHVRQLWQEA, from the coding sequence ATGACAACTTCCATACCAGAGAAGAATCTACCTTTTTTAGAAAAAGTAAAAGAACAGAGTGGTCTAAGCGATATTTACGATGCTAGAGACATAACTGAAGTTGTTTATCGTGTTATGCGCGATTTGATGACAACGGAAGCTGCTGATAGAGTTGAAGGAGAATTACATAAACCCGCAGAACAAAGTGATGATAAATCTCTGCAAATGGAAATTGCGGATTTATGGCATGATAGCAATCCGCTTGTGAGATTTTTAAGTCGGGTTCGTCCACCCTGGCAAGGCCCTGGTATCTTTAAAATTGATAGCGATCGCTTCCTATTCCGGGTGGCTAATGAAGGGGGAATGCAGCCAAATGTAGACCGGGAAAGAGTGGTTAAGGCTGTCTTTGCTGCTACAAAAGATGAATTATCTCCAGAACGGATAGAAGAAATTGCTAGTTGGTTGCCAGATCACGTTCGTCAACTTTGGCAAGAAGCTTAA
- a CDS encoding beta strand repeat-containing protein: protein MPTYSNLSPAPGNTRATALDTATYIGSPLTSAANVFQDSLDSSNRNDFYKFTVGSSSIVTLNLTELQPGSDANLILLDSSGNTLKSSPKPGNTSESIRFNLNNQPANTPYYVQIYLVTGGVSTTYDLSLSAETITDSGISDNTTALADTNRDISTSVNGGSYSNTDFVGSVGTGQFIDNSDYYKFTLTNSGTVNINLTPTSGNADLQLLNSSGSSLQNSSLAGTNPDVINRYLAAGTYYINVAANGDSTNYNLQVNFTGDPTDQGGNTLANATTINVPTTISDLVSTGDNQDFYKFTLTSNALVDIKFTSLSADANLILQDQSGANIQVSNQSGTFLDYIRRSLVAGTYNILVSRGGSATVANYTLSVTAENVGTDQAFNILAQAQDLGNLNGFLSRNEFVGNIDTNDYYKLTLTQTSNFNLNLAVLSSYSDAQLVNADVQLLSSNNTQIALSNQPGSSSESFSNLTLNAGTYYIRVYTTGLASTFYGLNLSAQGKVTRLEINPGAASSNPSNLTTLSNALYFTADDGVNGIQLWKSDGTTNIRLTNTSGFNPTNLVVFNNKLYFTASDSTYGRELWEYNGTSTNRISDINANTGNSDPGNLTVVSSQLFFTAVDGNSARKLWVYNGTNLSLVDVNPGFATTNPANNPSTFTTAFNNRLFFTAKNNSQIWSTDGTVAGTQVITTGGVTNSYARSLTVVGSTLYFTANDGITGHEVWKYQSGTTASLVKDITSGNNGFAPTNLTDVGNTLYFVTDSDNDFNLELWKSDGTPNGTLPINPNGDSPNIGFGSIYLTPVGNTLYFVANDPDTGVELWNTNGTNANTVKDIWTGSNNSIPTSLVNFNGTLAFAASDGSNREVWFSNGTANNTQKVSNIYASGNANPSQLTVVGTKLFFTATDGVNGTELYVI, encoded by the coding sequence ATGCCAACTTATTCAAACCTCTCTCCAGCACCAGGAAATACAAGAGCCACAGCATTAGATACAGCAACTTATATTGGTAGTCCACTAACTAGTGCAGCGAATGTATTTCAAGACTCTCTTGATAGTTCTAATAGAAATGATTTCTATAAATTTACTGTCGGTAGTTCTAGCATTGTAACCCTTAATCTTACAGAGTTACAACCAGGTAGCGATGCCAATTTAATTTTGCTGGATAGTAGTGGTAATACTCTTAAATCTTCTCCTAAGCCTGGTAACACCTCAGAATCTATCCGCTTTAATCTCAATAATCAACCCGCCAATACTCCCTACTATGTACAGATATATCTAGTTACTGGTGGAGTGAGTACAACTTACGATTTGAGCCTTTCAGCAGAAACAATTACAGATAGTGGAATATCTGACAACACAACTGCACTAGCTGATACAAATAGAGATATCAGTACATCTGTAAATGGTGGTAGTTACAGTAATACTGATTTCGTAGGTAGTGTAGGTACTGGACAATTTATAGATAATAGCGACTACTACAAATTCACATTAACTAATAGTGGTACTGTTAACATTAACCTCACACCAACTAGTGGTAATGCTGACTTACAATTATTAAACAGTTCTGGTTCTTCCCTTCAAAATAGTTCCTTAGCAGGTACAAACCCAGATGTTATTAATCGTTATTTAGCTGCTGGTACTTATTATATTAATGTAGCCGCTAATGGAGACTCTACTAATTACAATTTACAAGTCAATTTTACTGGTGATCCTACCGACCAAGGAGGAAATACATTAGCGAATGCTACTACCATTAACGTTCCTACAACCATCTCAGATTTAGTTAGCACAGGGGATAATCAAGACTTTTATAAATTTACTCTCACTTCAAATGCTTTAGTTGATATTAAATTTACATCACTTTCAGCAGACGCTAATTTAATTCTGCAAGACCAAAGTGGTGCTAACATTCAAGTTTCTAACCAATCAGGAACCTTCCTAGATTACATCCGCCGTAGCTTAGTTGCTGGTACTTATAACATCTTAGTGAGTCGTGGTGGTAGTGCTACAGTAGCTAACTATACCCTCAGTGTTACCGCCGAAAATGTAGGAACAGACCAAGCTTTCAATATTTTGGCTCAAGCACAAGATTTAGGAAACTTAAATGGCTTTCTCTCCCGTAATGAGTTTGTAGGCAACATAGATACTAACGACTACTACAAACTCACTCTGACTCAAACCAGTAACTTTAATCTAAATCTGGCTGTTTTGAGCAGCTATTCAGATGCACAATTAGTCAACGCAGATGTACAGTTACTCAGCAGTAACAATACACAAATAGCGCTCTCTAATCAACCTGGAAGTAGTAGTGAAAGTTTTAGTAATCTCACTCTTAACGCTGGAACATACTACATTCGTGTCTATACTACTGGTTTAGCCAGTACTTTCTATGGACTAAATTTATCAGCCCAAGGAAAAGTTACGAGACTAGAAATTAATCCAGGCGCAGCTAGTTCTAACCCCAGCAATCTCACAACTTTGAGTAATGCTCTGTATTTTACAGCTGATGATGGGGTGAATGGTATACAGTTATGGAAGAGTGATGGCACTACAAACATCCGTCTCACTAATACTAGTGGTTTTAACCCTACTAATCTTGTAGTCTTTAACAACAAACTCTACTTCACAGCTTCTGACAGCACCTATGGTAGAGAGCTTTGGGAGTATAACGGTACATCAACAAACAGAATTAGTGATATAAACGCCAATACTGGTAATTCTGATCCTGGTAATCTAACAGTTGTTAGTAGTCAGCTTTTCTTCACTGCGGTAGATGGTAATAGTGCCAGGAAATTATGGGTATATAACGGGACTAATCTTAGCTTAGTTGATGTTAACCCTGGTTTTGCTACTACCAATCCAGCCAATAACCCATCTACTTTTACTACTGCATTTAATAATCGACTGTTCTTCACAGCTAAAAATAACAGTCAAATTTGGTCAACTGATGGGACTGTAGCAGGTACACAAGTCATTACCACAGGCGGAGTTACTAACTCCTATGCACGTAGTTTAACTGTTGTTGGCAGTACGCTTTACTTCACTGCTAATGATGGTATAACTGGGCATGAAGTCTGGAAATATCAAAGTGGCACAACAGCCAGCTTAGTCAAAGATATTACCTCTGGTAACAATGGATTTGCACCAACTAATCTGACAGATGTTGGTAATACTTTGTACTTTGTCACAGATAGCGACAATGACTTTAACTTAGAACTATGGAAGAGTGATGGCACGCCTAACGGAACTTTACCCATTAATCCTAATGGAGATTCACCTAACATTGGTTTTGGTTCTATCTATCTAACTCCTGTTGGTAATACCCTATACTTTGTGGCAAATGATCCGGATACAGGTGTAGAACTCTGGAATACAAATGGCACAAACGCTAACACAGTAAAAGATATTTGGACTGGTTCTAATAACAGTATTCCTACTAGCCTCGTCAATTTCAATGGCACTCTCGCCTTTGCAGCTTCTGATGGCAGCAACAGAGAGGTGTGGTTCAGTAACGGCACAGCTAATAACACGCAAAAGGTTAGCAACATTTACGCTTCAGGAAATGCTAACCCAAGTCAGCTGACTGTCGTTGGTACAAAGCTGTTCTTCACCGCCACAGATGGGGTTAACGGCACAGAATTGTATGTGATTTAA
- a CDS encoding sensor histidine kinase: MFQATRRRLAIWYTAVTAVLLLLFASGVYLYVRSTLVERIDDTLNHVVEIVERSLVIEPDKNDSEQLHINVEASFRNNANTVEDDHIDLEWFSPTGELIWSTFSEPLNIPIHSSRTGETVHVYKQDTWEDSQTSPPGMQSPIDGKTPVLLSPHSPLLLRQVTQRVEVGRQVLGYLRVSHPWFEVTKPSRQLIFDLALGTGLMVISVGASGWFLSGKAMEPVGESYQRLKQFTADASHELRSPITLIQTNVQVALADLELAQTEATISSNYRQQLKVVERLTQRLGKLVNDLLFLARQDGGVSRDGFSGCPVDAVLIDVVEEQQLLAQEKAITLNLHLIDPQDGENDPELLENWFTLMGNWDQLVRLFTNLIGNALHYTPAGGAVNVELVRVDRVRYGTPQLQIKVSDTGIGIPTDALPKLFDRFYRVDPARTHKSGNVGKDSTTGSGLGLAIAHAIVEHHQGSIQVESTLGKGTTFIVTLPITLES; the protein is encoded by the coding sequence ATGTTTCAAGCTACTCGTCGTCGGTTGGCTATCTGGTACACGGCTGTTACTGCTGTATTACTGCTTTTGTTCGCTAGTGGTGTATATTTATATGTCCGTAGCACTTTGGTTGAGCGGATTGATGATACCCTCAATCATGTGGTGGAGATAGTTGAGCGATCGCTAGTTATTGAACCAGACAAAAATGACTCTGAACAACTACACATCAATGTAGAAGCCAGTTTTCGCAATAATGCCAATACTGTAGAAGATGACCACATAGACTTAGAGTGGTTTAGCCCGACTGGTGAATTAATTTGGTCAACTTTTTCTGAACCTCTCAACATTCCTATTCACAGTAGCCGCACAGGTGAAACTGTCCATGTCTATAAACAAGACACCTGGGAAGATTCACAAACCTCTCCTCCAGGTATGCAGTCACCTATAGATGGAAAAACCCCTGTACTGCTGTCTCCCCACTCCCCATTGTTATTACGCCAAGTTACCCAACGGGTAGAAGTTGGACGACAAGTTTTAGGATATCTGCGTGTGAGTCATCCTTGGTTTGAAGTGACAAAACCGAGTCGTCAGTTAATTTTTGATTTGGCTTTGGGTACTGGGTTGATGGTAATTTCTGTAGGTGCAAGTGGTTGGTTTTTGTCGGGAAAAGCGATGGAACCGGTGGGGGAGTCTTACCAACGCCTTAAGCAATTTACGGCTGATGCTTCCCATGAATTACGCAGTCCCATCACTTTAATTCAAACTAATGTACAAGTAGCTTTAGCAGACTTAGAGTTAGCTCAAACGGAAGCCACTATATCTTCTAACTATCGTCAACAGTTAAAAGTGGTGGAACGACTAACGCAACGTTTGGGTAAATTAGTTAATGATTTACTATTTTTAGCGCGTCAGGATGGTGGTGTCAGCAGAGATGGCTTCTCAGGGTGTCCTGTAGATGCTGTACTGATAGATGTGGTGGAAGAACAGCAACTCTTGGCGCAGGAAAAAGCCATTACACTTAATCTGCATTTAATTGATCCTCAAGATGGGGAAAATGACCCAGAATTATTAGAAAATTGGTTTACACTCATGGGGAATTGGGATCAACTGGTGCGATTATTTACCAATTTGATTGGTAATGCTTTACATTATACCCCTGCTGGTGGTGCAGTGAATGTGGAATTGGTGCGAGTAGATAGAGTCCGCTATGGTACTCCTCAGTTACAAATCAAGGTAAGCGATACAGGTATTGGTATTCCCACCGACGCATTACCAAAATTGTTTGACCGCTTTTACCGAGTTGATCCTGCACGCACTCATAAAAGTGGCAATGTAGGTAAAGATAGTACGACAGGTTCAGGATTAGGACTAGCGATCGCTCACGCTATAGTAGAACATCACCAGGGTAGCATTCAAGTCGAAAGCACTCTAGGCAAAGGTACTACCTTTATTGTCACATTACCAATAACTCTAGAGTCTTAA
- a CDS encoding carboxypeptidase regulatory-like domain-containing protein, which produces MFYQPSTSPPPATNVQFTDSSCKTLSNASVSQEQKLVAGTIAIPSAPESFQPEFSTDTCTQLQLSKNVDKSRIIAIESSPTSSEEESSQFYFSDAIELNEKSISSITSALLIAQNIDNSAKKDILATELSQPQSNINLVAQESKTSPDKHNPVPNAPLNNILAAGKNLLVAVFINGQEVGSLEIVPQGNTLLVPLSDFVQITGLEIDKTSGNTQLKTPLGSVTITEADLKKIDGVIYISDIFLKEKLLTNLELKIADLTLNVDLPWRRGTSESRNQAIDLKPEVRPPSNGLSNFRQELNYYSNSGDSSWRSSTLLGGRLGDGAWRLRLDNNFVNQPNLTEYFYFKRSGRFLYQIGKQQLNLNPVLSGLNLTGLQFGYTNLPADRFNTNYTASELLPRRSQPTQAFRGIVPPASFVQLRVGGVVIAQQQVGLSGEYDFQDVLLPTGQSSEIELAVFERNNLTIPIEIRSLSLNSSDLLLPSGGNVQLAGLGVTGNLLQNSLFDDFGSSQAGKFAGFYQVRQGISNDLTLEAGVQVLPETTQAQAGFAWRLASPLILSANVGTSSGELAYKADLDFQLSNWRILGTSEFYPQGYLSNFYGNNGRDRTNHSLDVSYKFNNNLTLGFIARTYQTQNVDSNYILPTFSFRPAPNLSFRGTPNYGGDYVFNAFYQPTRNTRLLFNAYGDVYTSDFSYDLSRQYRLSFGTESGGNLATRYTLTLGRNASTLSALSWRLGLGYRDGEIGPFVGASMRLIPGLFASIDYQGIPSRYRNLIGGFGDDRLTISLVSDLSFAGGRVSPSEYSSIGRDTGAIAGRIVVEGGRNGADLSGGVIQIYNNRGRNVGSTQIDSQGNFFMGNLREGNYVVQLDPDELPIEINLRKTSIVAEVAGAAVTQLDFPVRLEYGLAGRITDVSGQPMSSVELQLIDGQGKQVSTTTTDQFGLYRLDGVPVGNYKLQVANQEGINNSEILPKLDVLISKEFIYDQNLQLPISAAVKVLDEKSDTSK; this is translated from the coding sequence ATGTTCTACCAACCTTCTACATCTCCCCCACCAGCTACGAATGTACAATTCACAGATAGTTCTTGTAAAACACTCTCAAATGCTAGCGTTAGTCAAGAACAGAAATTAGTTGCTGGAACGATAGCAATTCCTTCTGCGCCAGAAAGCTTCCAGCCAGAATTTTCTACAGACACTTGTACTCAATTACAATTAAGCAAAAATGTAGATAAATCCAGAATTATTGCTATTGAAAGCTCGCCTACATCTAGTGAAGAAGAATCAAGCCAATTTTATTTCTCAGATGCTATTGAATTAAATGAAAAAAGTATTTCATCAATTACTAGTGCATTACTAATAGCCCAAAATATTGATAATAGTGCCAAAAAAGATATATTAGCTACTGAACTATCGCAACCTCAATCTAATATCAATTTAGTTGCCCAAGAGTCTAAAACATCACCAGACAAACACAACCCTGTCCCAAATGCTCCTCTTAATAATATTTTGGCTGCTGGTAAAAATTTATTAGTGGCAGTGTTCATTAATGGACAAGAAGTCGGTAGTTTAGAAATTGTGCCACAAGGTAACACTTTATTAGTTCCACTCTCCGATTTCGTTCAAATTACAGGGTTAGAAATTGACAAGACTAGTGGAAATACTCAACTGAAAACTCCTTTGGGATCAGTGACTATTACAGAAGCTGATTTAAAAAAGATTGATGGTGTTATATATATTAGTGATATATTTCTTAAAGAAAAATTACTCACAAATTTAGAACTAAAAATTGCAGATTTAACATTAAATGTTGATTTACCTTGGCGCAGAGGAACGAGTGAATCTAGAAATCAAGCTATTGACCTCAAGCCTGAAGTTAGACCACCCAGTAATGGCTTGTCAAACTTCCGTCAAGAATTAAACTACTATAGTAATTCTGGTGATTCTAGTTGGCGTAGTTCTACACTTTTGGGTGGACGTTTAGGGGATGGCGCTTGGCGTTTACGTCTAGATAATAATTTTGTTAACCAGCCTAACCTGACTGAATATTTTTACTTTAAACGCTCAGGAAGATTTCTTTACCAAATTGGTAAACAACAATTAAATTTAAACCCTGTTTTGTCAGGATTAAATTTGACAGGGTTGCAGTTTGGTTATACTAACCTACCTGCAGATCGATTTAATACAAATTACACTGCTTCTGAACTTTTACCTCGCCGTTCTCAACCAACACAAGCTTTTCGTGGTATAGTTCCTCCTGCTAGTTTTGTACAGTTACGTGTTGGTGGTGTTGTTATTGCCCAACAGCAAGTAGGGTTAAGTGGAGAATATGATTTTCAGGATGTTCTTTTACCAACTGGGCAGAGTAGTGAAATTGAACTAGCAGTATTTGAACGTAATAACCTAACTATACCTATAGAAATTCGTTCTTTAAGTTTAAATTCATCTGATTTGTTATTGCCATCAGGCGGTAATGTACAGTTAGCGGGTTTAGGTGTTACTGGTAACTTGCTGCAAAATAGTTTATTTGATGATTTTGGTTCGTCTCAAGCGGGCAAGTTTGCTGGCTTCTATCAAGTACGCCAAGGTATTTCTAATGATTTAACTTTAGAAGCTGGTGTACAGGTATTGCCAGAAACTACCCAAGCGCAAGCAGGCTTTGCTTGGCGTTTGGCCAGTCCATTGATTTTATCGGCTAATGTGGGTACTTCATCGGGTGAACTTGCTTACAAAGCAGACTTAGATTTTCAGTTGAGTAACTGGCGTATTCTAGGTACTTCTGAGTTTTATCCGCAAGGATATCTATCAAACTTTTATGGAAATAATGGACGCGATCGCACTAACCATAGTCTAGATGTTAGTTATAAGTTTAATAATAATTTAACTCTGGGATTTATTGCCCGCACTTATCAAACTCAGAATGTAGATTCTAACTATATTCTACCTACTTTTTCTTTCCGTCCTGCTCCTAATTTATCTTTTAGAGGCACACCCAACTATGGCGGAGACTATGTATTTAATGCTTTCTATCAACCTACAAGAAATACTAGGTTGTTATTTAATGCTTATGGTGATGTTTACACCTCAGATTTTAGTTATGATTTGAGCCGCCAGTATAGGCTATCTTTTGGTACCGAATCTGGTGGTAATTTAGCTACTCGTTATACGCTAACACTAGGTCGTAATGCGTCTACTTTATCAGCCTTGAGTTGGCGTTTGGGTTTAGGATATCGAGATGGGGAAATTGGTCCTTTTGTAGGAGCTAGTATGCGGTTAATACCCGGACTATTTGCTTCTATTGATTATCAAGGCATCCCATCTAGATATAGAAATCTTATTGGTGGTTTTGGAGATGATCGCCTAACTATATCATTAGTATCCGATTTATCTTTTGCTGGCGGCAGAGTATCACCATCTGAATACAGTTCAATTGGTAGAGACACAGGTGCAATTGCTGGACGTATAGTAGTTGAAGGTGGCAGAAATGGTGCAGACCTTAGTGGTGGTGTCATCCAAATTTACAATAATCGTGGTCGCAATGTTGGTTCAACCCAAATTGACTCTCAAGGAAACTTCTTTATGGGCAACTTACGAGAAGGGAATTATGTTGTGCAACTAGACCCTGATGAGTTACCCATTGAGATTAACTTGCGAAAGACTTCTATTGTTGCGGAGGTAGCTGGTGCGGCTGTGACTCAATTAGATTTTCCTGTCAGGTTAGAGTATGGCTTGGCAGGAAGAATTACCGATGTTTCAGGTCAGCCAATGTCATCAGTTGAATTGCAACTAATAGATGGTCAAGGCAAACAAGTCTCTACTACCACAACTGACCAGTTTGGTCTTTACCGTCTAGATGGTGTACCTGTAGGCAATTACAAACTGCAAGTTGCCAATCAAGAGGGAATTAATAATAGTGAAATTCTACCTAAACTTGATGTATTAATTAGCAAAGAATTTATTTATGATCAAAATCTACAATTACCAATATCTGCGGCTGTTAAAGTATTAGATGAGAAATCAGATACATCCAAATAG
- a CDS encoding molecular chaperone, which translates to MKVNNLIQNLTKFGKISLGILGALALGIAPASAVEIGVSPPRFHIDLNSKKTRSQAIKVMNFDSKPVELKVYVRSWAMDEKNQLQALPPTEQSLEQWIVYTPSRFTIPPGGTQTIRFAIRPRLQPKEGEHRAVVFIEEVLPPNSSPKKGVQIIGRLGVAVYGYVGDIKRVGVLNAVNVETKPNALNAVFDISSQGNSYVSMKGQYAIWPADKYPGATATKPIINLEKPQPKITQPLVDAGILPTTPVLPDSRRRVLLPITKNLPPGKYVLDINGELDGVVIKKGIPFTVPVNLPIASNNQSGIQPASQKLRDSLRNSPRRK; encoded by the coding sequence ATGAAAGTGAATAATCTTATTCAAAATTTAACAAAATTTGGCAAGATTTCCTTGGGTATATTAGGAGCATTAGCTTTAGGTATAGCTCCTGCCTCAGCAGTTGAAATAGGAGTTTCCCCTCCTCGATTCCATATTGATCTCAATAGTAAGAAAACGCGATCGCAAGCTATTAAGGTGATGAATTTTGATTCTAAACCTGTTGAGCTAAAGGTTTACGTCCGTTCATGGGCAATGGATGAAAAGAATCAACTGCAAGCTCTTCCTCCTACAGAACAATCTTTAGAACAGTGGATTGTTTATACTCCTTCTCGTTTTACTATTCCCCCTGGTGGTACGCAGACTATCCGTTTTGCTATTCGTCCTCGTCTGCAACCTAAAGAGGGTGAACATCGAGCTGTGGTATTTATCGAAGAAGTTCTTCCACCTAACTCTTCACCCAAGAAGGGAGTACAAATTATTGGGCGGTTGGGTGTCGCTGTTTATGGTTATGTAGGAGATATTAAGCGAGTTGGTGTACTGAATGCCGTGAATGTAGAGACTAAACCAAATGCGCTTAATGCTGTCTTTGACATTTCTAGTCAGGGTAATAGTTATGTAAGCATGAAAGGTCAATATGCTATTTGGCCAGCTGATAAATATCCAGGTGCTACAGCTACAAAACCCATAATTAATTTAGAAAAGCCCCAGCCAAAAATTACCCAACCTCTGGTAGACGCAGGAATTTTACCGACGACACCAGTGTTGCCAGATAGCCGTCGTCGTGTTCTATTACCAATTACTAAAAATTTACCCCCTGGTAAATATGTATTAGATATCAATGGCGAATTAGATGGTGTGGTAATTAAGAAAGGCATCCCATTTACAGTACCAGTCAATCTTCCAATTGCCAGCAATAATCAATCTGGTATTCAGCCTGCTTCTCAAAAACTCCGAGATTCTTTAAGAAATTCTCCACGCCGCAAATAG